The Papio anubis isolate 15944 chromosome 1, Panubis1.0, whole genome shotgun sequence genome window below encodes:
- the APOBEC4 gene encoding putative C->U-editing enzyme APOBEC-4 produces MEPTYEEYLANHGTIVKPYYWLSFSLDCSNCPYHIRTGEEARVSLTEFCQIFGFPYGTTYPQTKHLTFYELKTSSGSLVQKGHASSCTGNYIHPESMLFEMNGYLDSAIYNNDSIRHIILYCNNSPCNEANHCCISKVYNFLITYPGITLSIYFSQLYHTETDFPASAWNREALRSLASLWPRVVLSPISGGIWHSVLHSFVSGVSGSHVFQPILTGRALTDRHNAYEINAITGVKPFFTDVLLQTKRNPNTKAQVALESYPLNNAFPGQSFQTTSGIPPDLRAPVVFVLLPLRDLPPMHMGQDPNKPRNIIRHLNMPQMSFQETEDLQRLPTRRSVETVEITEQFASSKQADEKMKKKKGKK; encoded by the coding sequence ATGGAGCCCACATATGAGGAATACCTAGCAAATCATGGAACAATAGTAAAGCCTTATTACTGGCTAAGCTTCTCTCTAGATTGCTCTAATTGTCCTTACCATATTCGAACAGGTGAAGAAGCAAGAGTTTCCCTCACAGAATTTTGTCAGATTTTTGGATTCCCTTATGGGACAAcatatcctcaaacaaaacacctcacattttatgaattaaaaacttCTTCTGGTAGCCTGGTGCAAAAGGGCCATGCTAGCAGTTGCACTGGGAATTATATCCATCCAGAATCAATGCTCTTTGAAATGAATGGTTACCTTGACTCAGCCATATACAATAATGACAGCATCAGGCATATCATTCTGTATTGCAACAACTCCCCTTGTAATGAAGCTAACCACTGCTGCATCAGCAAAGTGTACAATTTCCTGATTACATATCCAGGCATCActcttagtatttatttttctcagctcTATCACACCGAGACGGACTTCCCTGCCTCCGCATGGAACCGCGAAGCTCTCCGGAGCCTGGCCAGCTTATGGCCGCGGGTTGTTTTGAGTCCAATAAGCGGCGGGATTTGGCATTCTGTCCTCCACAGCTTTGTTAGTGGTGTCTCAGGATCACATGTTTTTCAGCCCATTTTAACAGGGAGAGCACTGACTGACAGGCACAATGCATATGAAATCAATGCCATAACAGGTGTAAAACCTTTCTTCACTGATGTTCTTCTCCAGACAAAAAGGAATCCGAACACAAAAGCTCAGGTGGCTTTAGAGAGCTACCCCTTAAACAATGCCTTTCCCGGACAGTCTTTTCAAACCACCAGTGGAATACCTCCAGACCTCAGGGCTCCTGTTGTTTTTGTGCTATTGCCTCTCAGGGACTTACCACCAATGCATATGGGCCAAGACCCAAATAAACCCAGGAATATCATAAGGCACTTAAATATGCCTCAAATGTCATTCCAGGAAACCGAGGACCTTCAAAGGCTTCCCACTAGAAGGTCAGTGGAGACAGTGGAAATCACAGAACAGTTTGCAAGTAGCAAACAGGCAGatgaaaagatgaagaagaagaaagggaagaaataa